The genomic window GTGAATGTGTACGCAACGTTAAATTACCCTAAACTCACCTATGCAAATATGTCGTTTTCACACTGTATTTCACAAAGGATGCCCCTGTCATACCTGGAGTGGTGCTTTTCTTCTCATCACTGTCTTCATCTTCCTTCGCAAATGGCTGCTTCTCTTTTTGTTCCTGataatcttcattctttaaaacaGCATACTTAGCGTCTTATTCAGAAACAAGTCCGGGATCCAGCAGCAGGTGAAAACTAAAATATTGAAAACTGTGATAACAGAAAATCTCTAATTAATAGATTAGTAAGACAGCAATAAACAACAGCCAGCAAACAAGATGCCTGGACAGCACGGAGGTGAGCCGAGCCAGcagatattctttttaattgttgagccttttctttttaaaagtacaaattacaaatgttgacctTTAGGATACAGCATAAAAAAGGGCATCAtcataaatatcaggttttgctgAAAAAACTTGTGTGATGACATGTAACCTTCTGTATCTCCCTATATGCATGGGGAGATACAGGTGGTTACATGTCCTTACACACGCTTTTAATTTTTTGGCCACCAGATGGCACAACTTTCACTTAAAAATGGATTTTAagtgcttttactctattttaatgtaaaatgttgcatttattgcattgcattgaaaaagaataaattcataattcaattaaaaaaaaaattctagtggTTCattactgtataaatattgcatagattcataaaaactTCTCAAAATTCAAAATAGTAATCACAAAATagtattgaacaaaaatgtatttcattaattttcctgaagaaaaaaaaaaagttactttttaaggcttcggtcatttttgactgcGAGGGAGCCAAGGGTGACCCCTAAATAAGGAGGCTCAGAGggttaaagaattctcttctgctcaccaagcctgcatttatttgatccaagttaCAGAAAATTCAGTACAATTGTgatatattatttattgtttaaaataactgcgttCTGTTGGAATATATTTCAATTTtgatatcaaagctgaattttcggcatcattactcgTTTTCAGTAtcaaatgattcttcagaaatcattcaaatatgctgataaacatgttttattgttattattatcatcaatatttaaaacagttagaATTCAGGCTGATGTTTGTTCTTTGCACCCTCTTTGGTGTCACAAAGGTCAACCTGCAAGCTCAAGAAAAAATTTAATAAAGCAGTATTTATCagacttggtgctgtatgcacattgatgttaataaaatgttataaactaCATCTGAATGCAGTAAAAAGAAATAAACtgaaactgtttttatgaatgggacGGGTCGGTGAATGACTGATTCTAGATGTccaaaaaggtaaattcattcagtaataaaactttgctgtgtgcagagatgcacaacatggctttgtttagAACCATTTTTACTAAACGGAGCAAAAAGTCAATATTTTCTTCACAAATTTAAATCGCTTAATATTACcatcttgtttattgaattttgttgcacTGACACTCGGTAAAGTCCGCCACAGTCTACCAATCTGTAACCTGTTGTTGGGAGCTCCCAAAACCAAAATATGAAGctttcataatccataataggggcactttaatacaTTATGACCGATTTAACAAATAACAATTTATTGGTTAATTAATCTATGAATTGTATAGAATGTTCATTAATAAATGGGTTAGTTCTTCATAAGTTATATATTAACTCATGATTATCTCTGCTTTAGTTAAGCATAAATTAATGCATATTTGAGCACCCATATTGTAAAATGTGTAAAGAATAAATTTCAACCAGATGTAAAACCAGCTGTTGTGCTATTCACCCTTTTAGCCACCAGATGGCTAAATCGCGAAGGTGTTAAAAAAACTAAAGTAATATGAaccctttttttaaatcatttctttTGTTTCATACCTTTGCATGTTCAAACATGTGCTTTCAATAAACACACTGCCAGTATTGAGTATTCTAAAGTCAATTAGGTTAACTAGCAATTAAGTCAATGCTGCAAACACAACTCGTTACATATTTCACTTGGTACTATTCAAACATCGAAGTCTGCAAATACAAAGAAGCTACTTAAAAATGGCTTTACTAAAAATAGTTAAATGCTTATTTGATGTAGTTAAACTTACAGTTCTTTGCAAAGATGATCCACTGTAATATTCATACAGCAGGAAAGGAAGAACCCCTTCACCTACAAACTAAACATACATCAAACAAATTGCCACGCAAGTACTCACGCACAAGCTGTCTGTCCTTCTAGCAGCTCAAACCACATTTCTGAAGAAACCAAACCGCAGCACCTTTCAGTTTGACTCAGAAGATAAGCTGCTAGTCCCACACATGAGTAGGACCTGTGAGATAGCAGACTTAAGGCAATACTATACTGTATGCCATATGCAAAAACTGAATCAATTTTAAATTCCATTagctttatttaaacattaaatttAGGTTGACTaatccagtggttctcaactgcaGTCCTcgggggcccactgctctgcacattttgtatgtctccctcatttaacgcacctgattcagatcatcagcttgttaggagaaatatccatgaactgaactaagtGCGTCaaattcagaaacatacaaaatttgCAGAGCAGTGGGCCATGAGGACTGCCATGTAAAGTGCTTTGATTACCCAGAAAAGTGCAATATGAAATGtactttgttattattattattagattattaAATTACATAAGTAAAGAATGCTTTCAAACTTAAGAACAGATGAAGTCTTAAGGAAAAAcaattatatattacatatatatatcgATATTCACAACCCACACATACACAGTGTGTGCATGTGAACTAGGTGGGTCACACTTTGTTGTGGGAGGATTCACTCACTACAAGAATATCTTGACTGTTATCGGCAGATGAAGATCAGACTTTTCACTGAGCAACTAAAGAAAATGTTTGATTCAACCATTTCTTTCTGTTTGTGTTGGTGTCTTCTGATTGGTAAgttataaatgcatttttatgacttaatttattcctgtaataaaGCTGCTGCTACTGTTCAAATTAGTTGGAGGATCTGAATCTGCTGTTCATCTTCTGGCAAATGTTccatatataaaaactaaaaagagCTCTAATCCATTCCTGTTTGTTCATCAGGTGTGTTTAGTGAGTCAGTGTCAGTAATGGAGGGAGATTCTGTAACTTTACACACCGATGTTGCTGAAATATGTGAAGATCATGACGTACTGTGGAAATTTGGAGCTGAAAAGTCTCTGATAGCTCAAATCAATAAAATCAGTAGAACAGCTGGAATCTTCTCCACATTTGATGTtcctgatgggagattcagagacagattGAAGCTGGACAGACAGACCGGATCTCTTACCATTACAAAAACCACAACTAAACATGCTGGTGTTTATGAACTACAGATAAACGGAGCAAAATCGTCAACAAAAACATTCAGTGTTTCTGTTTATGGTGAGTATGCGGAAATAATTTGTCCAAAACATTCGCATATTCTTATTCTTGTTTTATGAAAGGGGTCGTggcatggattttttttcttgagTTTTACTTAtgttattgtgattatttttatttttttttgcacaaataaataaatatgtgaaaaaaatgtattactttcAGTCCTCAATCTCCAAAACAACCTGTTTTTAAGAGGCGTATCCTTTAAGGCTTGTCAGTAATCGgtcactgttatgattggctaacgccATTGCAGGAAACAGTATCCCTCGCAATGTTCCCTCGCTATTGCATATGTGTTTTgacaacataaatcaaaataaatttataatttCCATCATTAACCCCTAAATGCATCGTCATTCACCACCCTCTTCCTCCTTCATTTTTTCAAGTTTGATATTAACTTacttagtattcctcaatctatacattataaataatataacaaaatataaaagaaaatctgTTTTCTGATTATTTTTTGTACAAAGTGTATAGGTTTGCTACagacccgaggtgtgtaatagtgtaagtatcTTTTTTGTatgcaaaaatgtaaatattcctCTAAGTGATACCGTTTAATAGACAAAAAAGACATGATGTTTCACTCATCTATCAACTAGCCATCAactatcgcaggcataaaacaatgGAATATCATCgacaaaaatttaatttgaatggctttactgcaaaACAATTGCTgtacgcaataaaatataaatgtcactgttatttgatggtggctgtggtgaataagctgccagcgatcaaaatattgacGGTCAACATTGAAAACAATAGctttgagaatatggttgagatcgtAAATATCAGCCAGATGCTGAACGTACTGTGGAAATgtgctttctttcttcagtcgcaaagacttttttttttttgatgaaaacattccacGATTTTTCTGTATATAGTGGATTTTAAtaggagccaacaggttgaaggtccaaattgcagttgcatagggctctacatgatcccagccaaggaataagttttttttttttaacgaaacAATgtcattatctaaaaaaaaaaaaaaaaaaaaaaaaaatatatatatatatatatatatatatatatatgtatacaatttatttactttttaacttcaaatgtctTGTCTAGCACTGGGTGAGCTCTgtgaattctggttcaagacagttgggTTCAAGTTCAAGACATCTttccatgttcactttgtaaacactgggtcagtacttttgTATGAGACCCttctttttcatttacatttttgttctacaaCAAATATGTTAATTCTATAGTTTGTGAAGGCAGAAACACTCACTGACCGTCCACACACTACACAAAAAGGCAGAAAATGAGTGTGTAGATTTACTTagttctgtttattttcttttttcttcccaGTTCATCTGCCTGTTCCAGACATTTaccaaaaaaaatcacaaaatctttcatcatcattatcatcaccGTCGTCATATTGTTTACTGctgtgttcagtggtgaatgtgattgatgtgactctctcctggtacaaaggaaacagtttattgtccagcatcactgtgtctgatctcagcatcagtctctctctacctctggaggtggaatatcaggataacaacacctacagctgtgtgatCAACAATCCCTTCAGCAACCAGACCAGACATCTGGACATCAGCGAACTCTGTCAGATACATTCAGGTATTGTAGTTTtgaatattactaatcatttGCTGAGCTGGTTCTACAAAAATAAACTGTCACTGAGATCTCGTAGTTGTATTTAAATTCAAAGATTAATTTTGTCTATTACAGATCAGGGCCTACCCTGGTTATACATTCTGATGATTTCTGCTGCTGTATCTCTGTTGATTGTAACTGCAGTCATGATGTGCATCTTCAGAAAATGTAGAAAAACAGGTCAGGAGATTTAAATcagacatatttatattttacctacagcacacacacacacacacacacacacacacacacacacacacacacacacacgttgggtttacatgttttatggggacattccataggcgtaatggttttcatactgtacaaaccgtactttctatcgccctacagctaccctacacctaaacctagccctcataggagattgtgcacacttttacttcatcaaaaaaactcattgtgcatgatttataagcctgtttcctcatggggacctaagaaatgtccccacaaggtcaaaatctactggtattcctatccttgtggggacatttggtccccacaacgtgatgaataccaggcacacacacacacacacacacacacacacacacacacacacaccatattaatttttattaatgtgTGTGTCATTGTATGTATATATGGTATTGAATGCTTCACTGCTGTAACTCTGTGTGTTAAATGTTAAAGCCTTCCAGACACAGGAAGACAGAAGTGATTCAGCATTGTGTAAACTTACAACACGCAAAATGGTAAGATCATTTATGACTGCGTTGCAGTCAGTTAGTCTGACTAAATCTGCTGATTGAAGTTTTGTGTGAAATATGCATCTGAAAGaggtggtcaaacgaggaggtgcagacagcgggtgtgtgtctcgtagaagattacatcacggcagtttcctgcagcgtcgctatgacaaccaggtactattggtgaggtacaggtacaacttttacacagtggaaaaccaaacagagccgagtcgagccgagtcgagccgagtgGAGCTGGTACTGTTTAGGTACTGGTACTGTTTAGTAGAAAAGCGcaataaatggttccataaagaaactttaGCATCTCAAGAATCTTTTTGTTTCGCAAAATGTTTTTGTGGGAAAAGAATGTTCTTCAgactataaaaaggtaagaaacagATGGTGCTTTAAAGAACTttggactgaatggttctttgtggaaccaaacatgaaccttttaaagcacctttttatttttaagagtgaacgggagtttttttttttttgaggacaaCTTTaataaaaggttttgatccacttcaaatgttgtctatattatatgtatatgtatagcCCACCATAATCTGTAATCTGAGCCTGTCGAGAGTCAATGGCAGATACCTTACTAAATAGtttcaaggattttttttttcccaaaaaaaaaaaaaatagtttgccAAATAACCCTATGTttcaaaaatgtttcattttataCCATCAGATTTTTATTACAAACAGCACAGTTTTGTTAACCCATGTTACCTGTGCTGCAGCAAGTGTGTTTGGTGTTGCTTTTGTGAAAGCCACCCTCAGCACAGAGACTGTCATGTTAATCCTTCAAAACTGTATCTGTttgatcattaaaaaaaaaaaacagggataAACTTCAGGATTGCCACTTATTATCTTAAATTTAGAAGTGTTTGTCTTCTATGTTCTGTCATATTACATGGTTCCTGATTGAGTCTGTGTTTTATTGCAGAAATCAAAGGAGGAGGCTGTTTATGAAAATGTCCCCAAAAAACGCTGAAATCTGTATCTACTGAAACTTATGTTAGAGCTCATTCAGATTCCTGAACGTATCCTGTCTTCTACTCTGTTGGACATTTTGCCAATAGCACAAGCTCGTCATCACTCTCTAGTacggttgtgccgatagacgatagtatcgacAATAGTCTGAGATattgcctgttgctgatgcctttgacaatAGGAAGacgattcttattattattattatctgtcaAAAGGCAACTTACTTTAGCAGCTGAAAACGGCTAAGAAATTTATTCATCATACTGATAATAACGGGAGTGTTTTTAAAGTGCaactcgcactagactaggcaaGTGATGATGCTCTtagataatgtaaatgttctctACTTGTTATAGCCGCTTTTTAAGGAAACGTAAGCAtcatattatccagcattgcacagtcatcAAATTAAAGCCTTTGTTGGTGATTACAGCTTCTAGATGCCTCTTGAGAGACCAGTCGTCTGCATTGCTCAGGAGTGATTCTGGACCATTATTCCACACAAACGGTCTTTAAATCTTGAAGGTTCCTTGGGCGTCTTTTATGAACTTTGATCTTCAGTTCTCTCCACCTGATTtaggtcaggtgattgactgggccattcaagcaacttgattttctttctttgaaaccacTTCATTGTTTCCTTGGGATCATTGTCTTACTGAAATGTCCATCCTCTTGTCATTTTCAGCTTTCTGGTAGGTATatttaaaaggtatataaaacatattttctaagaaaattaccaatcgtttcgtcagctgggatcgtttacagccatttgaagctgcattgaaactgtattttggaggttcaaattttggagcaccatttaagtctattatatggagaaatttccagaaatgtttatctcgaaaaacataatttcttgacgcctgaagaaaaaagacatacacatcttggctgacaagggggtgagtaaatgatctgttaattgttgttctgaaagtgaactactcctttaatattctaccgtacattgttaAAATATGAGTTCGTCTGTAGTATTAAGATTGATAAAAGCTGTAGAATTATTGTTATTGTTCCTTGTTAGTGtgtaaatttctttaaaaaaaagttgattttgttaacaataatgaactatgaactaactgtaatgatcaatatataattaatattaatatatttattaatttacaaaatggccattttaaaaactattggtcgattaatcggtatcggccagtgtggtccagcctagctatcggtatcagtAAAATCGAATATCGGTTGACCTCTTCAAATCTGCATATcaaaatgatttctggaggatcatgtgacactaagggctggagtaatggctgatagtTTTGCATgactggaataaattatatttttaaacatatttaaaagaaaactattattctaaactgtaataatatttatttcacaatatcacagtttTTTCCCTGTACTTctaatcaagtaaatgcagccttgataagaaTGAGataattctataaaaaaaaaacaaaaaaaacatggagACTGATTTTTGCCCTCCATATAtgcaaaatgacagatttttcttttatgccaagtaaagtaaagatcatgttccatgaaggtcgtttgtacatttcctaccgtaaatatattaaaacttttttttattaataatatgcattgctaagacgtTTATAGACTTTAAAGGCaactttctcagtatttagaattttttttgcaccatcagattccagattttcaaagagttgaAAATCTTAACCAAATATGATCATATCCTAACAGTCCTGTGTaaatgtataaacctcaattaaaaaaaaaaaaaaaaatctttatgactggttttgtggtccagggtcacatatttaaatctAACAGATGTGaacaattgaataaaaaaaaaaaaaaagaaaccatttacaatgttacaaaaaacAACACTactacagtaaataaaaaatgtgaaaattatacattttcatcGACATTTGTATTTAGCCGCCtaaatgtaggctactatatGTGAAATGTTTGTTTATGCCcctgaaatacattttaaaatatatttagctcTATAAAGatgaaattacatttattttgacttgtttctaACATATTTAGCAAATACTTAAATTATATTttggccagaaaaaaaaaaaaatagctgtttCTGTCTAATTCATTGTCCAGTCAAGTGCTATTATGACCTGGATATATTTCATAGAATTATATTTAGATGTGTTTCTTGTGATGTCTAGTGTTGGACATTGTTAATACACAATTTAAATAAACTACTGAGAGTGAGAAGTGTGCTTTAAGAACATTTGTTTtgtaaagccttttttttttttttttttggatattactatttttttttcgaAAACTGTCAAAGTATTCATTAATCTATCATTGACATTTCTTTCAATGCTATAGTGTTTCAATATAAACACTTACAGTATGCATTAATAAAAAAGAGATGTCTTAAAGTTAAGTTGGATTAGATTACTTTTTGTAATATGTGTCACACTGCAATACGAAATAATGTCGAAGTTGATCTTTCATTATGTAACTGTTCTGTTtcacaaatgcaaaaataaaacaggGAGAGAGGGTGCGAACCTTTTCGAAGCTTTTACATTAATTGAACCAGTTGCTTCACAAAATGactcactgtttcgaagcgctcaaAACACCACACACTTGTGACGCCTGCTGGTCAAAAGTGTGTAAATGCGACAAGAACTCAGACTACAagattattattttgttaataaattcCAATCATTCGTAAATAGGGCACATACGCTCATTCGATTAGCATAATTCCAGCATATGAATAACAGCTACGCAAAATGCGAGTCCATGAATGCAGTGAACTGGACGATTTTATCAGGTTTGGCTCTAGTATATTGcagaaatgcaaaagaaaaaaaaaataataaataaatatataaatatatatatatatatatatatatatatatatatatatatatatatatatatatataattaggcCATATGCCTAACAACAAACAACGTGCGTCCACCAAACAGATTTTAGCCAACTGAAAAATGTCAGGTGctcttcttaaaaaaacaaccaGCTGGTGGCGTTTGAAAATGCTTTGGTGGCACAGCGTTCTCCAGCTGAGAAGCTTAGGTTGCTATGACTTATAATGTCCACGCGGCGGCAACGTCCCAATGGTTCCCACTTGGTTATTTTTTGGGAACCAAATGAGAAGGTTCTAGAAACGTCCtctgtaggttctctttttaataacctataaagaacgttctcTGCAGGTTAATTTTGTAACCTAAAAAAAGAATCTTccaagaacgttccctgcaggttattttaggtttaattttataacctaaaaataaaCCTTCCCAGAACATATAAAAGGTACATTTTGTTATACTTGAGTGATGTTTGGGCAACCTTAATGGCACTTTTTATATGAACATACAAATAGCTTACAAGTTACTTTTCTTGCAAGGCACACAGGGCCTTCTGCTGCAGGAAATAGTTTAGTGAGTGGTTTGGCATATTACAGTACTTTATACTTAAGTATGACACTGAAACAGCATTTCACCCACtttaacactttttaaaagtaaaaagaaaaacaatttacAAAGGAAGTACAATTTTACCAATTAAAACATTCAGGGTTAAGTATCGATCTGAACATTATTACAGTACATTGTTATATCAGTAAAATGACTTTGGTGAATAATACATTCATTTGCATGAAACCAGTAAAGGCTCATGCAACTTCAAGTAACAGATATAggagataatatatatatatatatatatatatcaaaaaaaCAAGAACATTTGGCATTCTGTTCAAGTCCTGTCATTATTGCAGTTCCCGTCACAACAGGTTCAGTTCCTGAGATTGAGTGTTTTGATCAAAGACACTATGGTGATATTTCATGCATCAAACCTTTCAGGATTTTTACAAATTTACCCACAAATCTATGACCCCACAAACAAGCAAACATGTACAAAGTGCTTCATCAACTAAAAGGATCCCAACTAAAATGCCGGTTTAGAGTAACATGAAGGTTAGGAATAACATCATACTGGTGTTTTCATGAGGGTTGTTCATAGTGTTGTCAAGAtactaataaattaataataattaactaataaactaataataaaactTGAATAATACAGTAACATTACCAATAACGTAGTACAGACTGCTTACTGATACTCATCAGTGTATTTGCACTTGCATCATGCATTATAACAGTATGTCACATGCATTTCCTATCTCCTCTTCAATGAAAGTAtcgaaataaaaaatataagttTTATGTCGTCTCACTGGTAGTCTCAGATTCAGTCTGATTAGGGGACGTTGCTAGAGTGTTTGTTGCTAGAGGATCAGTCTGGTTTGAGGATGAGTCTTCAACACCATTCGTCTAGGAAAACAGAAGGAAATAAAATATagataaaagaaattaatattaagccaatgtattaaacattttaatggtttaagtAGAAACAAGGTTgttatagttttgcttttttaagtttatagttttgttattttaatatagttttcaaattttccGTAAAATGTAGTTTCGTTTTTAGTagttcattaacaattttgttagttttagtttcgtttttattttgtgaacacatttctgttttgtttttatatagtttaattttagttttcttAGAGATCAAGTGgagatcacgatttcctcgcTATTCTAAAATAATGAGACAAAATATGAATTGCTGCAATCTATTTAAAAGCGTTTAATTCATTTGAACGAATTGTTAAACACTTAATACATAATATAGGcctatgtatttaaaatataatattgtttttgaatgaatctctaTTCAATGactattcaaatatttttttaacaattactTGTTACTCGCCATGGGGTGAAAAGGTAATGATTATGAaaatgatgattatta from Garra rufa chromosome 7, GarRuf1.0, whole genome shotgun sequence includes these protein-coding regions:
- the LOC141337943 gene encoding natural killer cell receptor 2B4-like, producing SIPVCSSGVFSESVSVMEGDSVTLHTDVAEICEDHDVLWKFGAEKSLIAQINKISRTAGIFSTFDVPDGRFRDRLKLDRQTGSLTITKTTTKHAGVYELQINGAKSSTKTFSVSVYVHLPVPDIYQKKSQNLSSSLSSPSSYCLLLCSVVNVIDVTLSWYKGNSLLSSITVSDLSISLSLPLEVEYQDNNTYSCVINNPFSNQTRHLDISELCQIHSDQGLPWLYILMISAAVSLLIVTAVMMCIFRKCRKTGQEI